Genomic DNA from Rana temporaria chromosome 1, aRanTem1.1, whole genome shotgun sequence:
aggtggcactgattggcagcaatgatgggcactgttggggctgcactgataatcaggacattgatgatcagtgctcTGGTTATAAGTGTagatgtcccctttcacactggccagTTACCAGCTCTCTCCTCAGGCTGTGACAGCATGAGAAAAGGAATGGCGATAACGGGCAAGTATGTTTACATCCTGATTGGCTGTTTACCCCGATTTGTTGTGTCCGAAggcgccctcccagaactggatggccatgctgtagccatcattcgggtTATAGCGCAGTCGATTGGGGGCCCCCTGAAAAATCCTGCCCAAGGCAAACGCCTTGTTTGCTTTGAGGGGAGATAGATACACCCCTGCTGACACCTCTGTGCTGCCTCATGTGCCACGTTGTTATTACCCAGACTGACACCTCTGTGTTTACCTTTCTGGCAGTCGTGTTGCACAACCCTGACATCCTGCTGATCCCCCCAACCGCTGCAGGTACACCTCCTGGGTGTGATAAATGACTGCTGCCCATTGTGATTCCTTTCATCAGATTCTACGTCACTACAGGAAGTGCAAATGTTTCTGCTCAGAGATTTCTGCTTTTGTTTCTGCAGAGAGATTTTTCTTCATTGCCTGAATTCTTGGGGCAGGAAGTCAggagaaatctctccaatggaaaCGCAGGCTAGAGTAAAAAACCTGGTTCCAAGCATTTGAGGTAATGAGACACCACTGTGCAGGCATTGCGTTTGCCTGCACAGTGGTAGCAGAACTgttacacgatcattttttcgtcatgaaaaaaaaaacgtttttcaacatgtccaaaaaaacgaagtttttccaacttcatcattaaaaacgacgttgcccacacaccatcgttttaaaaaaatgatgaacaaagcgcggtgacgtacgacggcactctaaaggggaagttctattcgcctttgggctgctttagctgattccgtgttggtaaaagacgatttgcgcttttctgtctgttacagcgtgatgaatgtgcttactccattatgaacggtagttttaccagaacgagcgctcccatctcataacttgcttctgagcatgcgcgggtttaaaacgttgttttagctgaaacacgatcattttttacaaccctaaaaacgacattgtttaaaacgatgttaaaaaatgcagcatgttcaaaaaaaaatttgtcgtttttctaaagccgaaaaatgatgtgtagcccacacacgatgattttaaattaagtttttcaaaaacgaccttttttcatgccgaaaaataatcgtgtgtacgcggcattatacctgATAAAGGTAATTGACTGTGTGCCATTTTTGGCTGCAGGGCTGAGAAGGGGATCGGTGGAGGGAAAACTTGTTATGGGttttaaaagagaaatatggcCAAAGCTTGTTTAGCCATACTTCTCAtgcgggtcacaggagtacacttgtgctctcctgtgaccccgAAATGGCTGGCTATAGCTGGCTGTCAGTTGACATCGCATGACATTGCATAGCTGCTCCAGACTCTGAATGTATCCTGACAATAATgccgggatccacccagatgccttacAGGAAGCTAGCTCCGTCTAACAGTGCGTTGCTCCCATCCATGACACTGCATTGaacacaggaggggggcagagccgagggaggtgactgacagtcaccactctctgctcagtgaagactgagaactgagcaaccaGCATTCACATGATCACTCGGGTGATTCTTGTATTTAGTCCTGGCCGGGAACAGCTTACAGCAGGTAGGTAaaagtatgtactgtatgtttgtttttatgttCCTACCCTTCTCCTTTTGGGTTTTATAAAGAACACCAACACCTTTCATTTTACTAAtacgatttcttttttttttttatgtacaggaCTGCTTTTAACAACAATCTGAGTGTTGCTTATGACTGCCTCAGTGctggaggaaagaaaaaaaagccagGTTTGAATGGCAAGACTCACACCGACTTACTGACCAAAATTTGTCAAGACGGTGATCTACCGAAAGAGACTTTGTCTGCCCTCATAAAGAAGATACAGTGCCGAGACTATGAGGCTGTGCCATTCGATGTTTTCCGTTATGGGGTAGTGACCTGCTTTGTGTTGATAGAGTTCAGATCCAAAGTGGACACTTTGTTTAATATTCTAGATGAGGATAGCAAGTCGGATCAAAAAGTTTGTCAGACCGTACTGGACACTTTGGAAGAAGCTTTGGTTGCCAGTGACTTATCTGTCCCTGCTAGTTATTTGGAAGCTGGTTCAAAACTTGGACCGGATTGTTTGGCCGTTGCCATGCACCGTGCTCTTTTAGGTAAAACGGGTGTAGCTATGAGCCGCAGTGAATTTTTAAAGGAAGCATGTTCTCTCTTTCTTGATAAAGTCAAACCTATTCATTGAATGCCCACTGATCTGTGTTATTTATTCTCGATAATATGCTGCTTTCATAATTATTACATTCCATCTCTACAGCAAATCGGCTGATACATTTAAATTCTTATGTAATACGTAATAAATGTAATGTTGAACatcgtcccccttttttttttttttctcctattagCCATGAGAATATTGGTTGATTTTGAACGTCTCATGTTTAAGGCCAACTCTTAGCTATGCTATTGCTGCTTTATACAGCAGTGCTAAAAAGGTTACGCAGTTTGGCCCTTCATTTGTACCTGCGTGAAATCGCAATCCCCTCCTGCTTATGTTACTATAGAAGCTCATTTATTGCAAGAGCTCAGTTGCCAGAACATGGACCATGATGGCATCTCAGTTTCGCTGAGAATGAGAAGAGAGGACTGCAGTGCAAAAGGGCtatatgaggtttttttttcttgatatcACATTCCAATTAATGGGTTGCATTATTtgtgggtaaagttctgctttaaccacttggcaaccgccctatagacaaagtacgtctacagggcggttgcttaactccggAAGGCCGTTAATTAACGTCCTCCCACGGGAGTGTCTGcgaccgccgggtcctctggatcacggtaaatcgccgctggtagcggcggtttaccacatgattgctccgtccaatgacggagcaatcactttgtaaacaaaccggcgtcatgtaatgacgccggttcctctctcccctctctgtaccgaacggtacagtgtaagAGCGGATATCAacggcagtgctgtgggctggatctgtgacaaatgtagtcacag
This window encodes:
- the TPGS1 gene encoding tubulin polyglutamylase complex subunit 1 gives rise to the protein MASERFHTSPAMADRRRAAGSSPVPRPPQRQTSEADFLVQAGVRTMMREAVLKLLEARPEDPMAFLADYFGKLGPGPAGEASGDHCPSLPGQQRLARALWYLKLAHHSQRTAFNNNLSVAYDCLSAGGKKKKPGLNGKTHTDLLTKICQDGDLPKETLSALIKKIQCRDYEAVPFDVFRYGVVTCFVLIEFRSKVDTLFNILDEDSKSDQKVCQTVLDTLEEALVASDLSVPASYLEAGSKLGPDCLAVAMHRALLGKTGVAMSRSEFLKEACSLFLDKVKPIH